Proteins from one Ranitomeya variabilis isolate aRanVar5 chromosome 1, aRanVar5.hap1, whole genome shotgun sequence genomic window:
- the LOC143760546 gene encoding uncharacterized protein LOC143760546 translates to MCVFFVVSVGDVTTRWRSIRDQYRRERQQRERSGAGAPPKKKKYIYFDRLNFLNPSMDLRPTQSNLTDRETGSDSELVIDPVGEGEEVAGPSAAPSGSIPPGSSSSLHEAGSVSVPHPEDPQFASSAAASSAAPPPSQDDPVNSSSPTVALAPSPQAAVRPQLARRRRELRQSRQNVDAGVLSYLARVRDDDGEEGFTRSMANYLRSIERELRLRVRGCFQILVDACTPPNNPYNLMLMIEQWQMSPENVLRPLRLQGLAAQQGSEPPPPRQPTPQPQPPSTTQWPPQQHMAGYVQPSQYGHLSTPSAGGWSQPGYGQYGHFGLGYDSRPYGYQQQGYVQNPRPTLPSSQHPSWPNVPQATTSSAQGSGQLGLQMPPDADPEQAASPAPTYQDL, encoded by the exons atgtgtgttttttttgttgtttcagtgggtgatgttacaacaaggtggcggagtatccgcgaccagtacaggagggagaggcagcagcgggagagaagtggagccggggcacctcccaaaaaaaaaaagtacatatactttgaccggctcaactttctcaatcccagcatggacctcaggcc aactcagtctaacctcactgacagggagacagggtctgactccgaactggtcattgacccagttggggaaggtgaagaggtggctggtccatctgctgctccctctggctccatccctcctggatcctcctcATCTCTTCATGAAGCTGGATCTGTCTCAGTCCCACACCCAGAGGACCCACAGTTTGCCTCTTCAGCGGCAgcctcatcagcagcaccaccacctagccaggatgaccctgtaaatagcagcagcccaactgttgccctggctccatccccacaggctgcagtcaGACCACAGCTTGCACGCCGCAGAAGAGAATTGAGACAAAGCCGCCAAAATGTCgatgctggggtcctgagctacttggcacgtgttcgagacgatgatggggaggagggatttaccaggagcatggCCAATTACTTAAGGTCCATAGAGAGGGAGttaaggctacgtgtgagagggtgttttcagatccttgttgacgcatgcacccccccaaataacccatacaatctcatgctgatgattgaacagtggcagatgtcacctgaaaatgttctgcggcctctgagattacaaggcctggcagctcaacaaggatccgaaccaccccctccacgtcagccaacacctcagccccaacccccatcaaccacacaatggccacctcagcaacatatggcgggatatgTTCAACCAtcacaatatggccacttgtccacacccagtgctggaggctggtcccaacctgggtatggacaatatggtcattttgggttgggttatgattcccggccataTGGTTATCAGCAGCAGGGGTATGTCCAAAATCCACGCCCtactcttccaagttcccagcatcctagctggccaaatgtccctcaggccacaACATCATCTGCACAGGGTTctggacaattgggcctacaaatgccacctgatgcagaccCAGAGCAAGCTGCTTCTCCTGCCCCtacctaccaggacttgtaa